The genomic DNA GGCGGCGAACGACTACGGCACGGTTATCTCGCGCATCGACATCCTGCGCGCGGTCGGCGCGGACGAGCCGTTCACGACGTTGCCGTTCGTGCGGCCCGGCGGCGACATCCTGCTCAAGATCGAGGGCTGGCCCAAAGTGAGTCAGGTTCTCGCAGCGATCGACGCGACTGAAGCGGCCGGCGTCGATCCCTGCGACGCCGCGCCCGACCATTGGCGGCACGTCCACAACCGCATCGCCGCCGGACAAGCCCCGCGCTCCTACACGCTGGAGCGTCATCGCGCCTGGCTCAAGCGCCGGGAGATCGAGGGATGACGCGCCGCTTCTATCTCCGCGCGACAGCCTCCGTCGCCTCAGCGTTCGTCCTATCGTTCGCTGCCATCGCGCTCACCGATCCGCTTCCGCGCGTCATCTGGAACGCCAGTGCGAGCGCGCCCCTCGGCCTTTACCGCATACGGCCCGACAGCGATCCGCCCGTTGGCCCGCTTGTCGCCGTCGCGCCGCCCGAGCGGCTCGGCCGCTGGATGGCAGAGCGCGGCTATCTCGGCCGCGACGTGCCGCTGTTAAAGCATGTCGCGGCCAAGGCGGGACAGCGCGTTTGCCGGGTCGGCGCGACGATCAGCGTGGATGGGCGGGCGGTTGCCGTCGCCCTGATCCGTGACCGGATCGGCCGTCCGCTGCCCGCGTGGCAAGGTTGCCGCATGCTCGCCGCCGGTGAGCTGCTGCTGCTCAATCCCGATCATCCCGACAGCCTGGACGGGCGCTATTTCGGGCCGCTGCCGGCCTCGACCGTGCTCGGCCGCGCGATCCCGATCCTCACCCGAGACACCCCCGGAGCGCCGCTGACCTGGCGTGCCGCCCGGCCCTGACCCGCATCCAACCCGCCAAACGAAAGGACATTCCCATGCAGATCGGCAGCTTTTTCCGCACCGCCAACGGCTATGAAGGCATCATCGAGACAGCGACGCTCGACATCCGCATCTCAATCGTTCCCGCCGACCCGACCGACGCCGAAAAGGCGCCGGACTGGCGCGTCCACCGCGGCGATAGCGAAGGCCCGGAGATCGGCGCGGGCTGGAACGAGACCGGCGAACGCGCCGGAGATTACGTCTCGCTGCGCATCGACGACCCCGCGTTCGCGCAGCCGATCCGCGCCGCGCTGTTCCAGAACACGGGCGACAAATCGGTCTGGTCGCTGCGCTGGAACCGCCAGCCAAAGTCGCGCGAGCAGGACTGAGCCGGTGCGATCCCTGTTCATCCCTTTGTTCGCGGGAAAGCCGTCTCATCCCTTCGTCCCGCTCGGCCCAAGGCCGGCCAGCGCGCGCAGCGGAGGTCAAGGGCGGCCAAAGGCCGGCGCTTGGCGCGAACCCTTTACCGCAGAGAGCACGCTGGCAGGCTGGCGGCGAAGCGGAGTCGGATCGGTCATATTGATTGCCGCCGTCCTGCTGTCCGGTGGCGCTGCACCGGGAACGGCCTGGGCGCAAGAAGCGCCCGTTGCCGCCCCGGCCGCAGCACATCCCTATGCCGGTCATGTCGCCGACGCCGCGCGGCGGTTCGGGATTCCCGAGGCGTGGATATGGGCGGTCATGCGCGTCGAAAGCCGGGGCAATTCGCGCGCCGTCTCGCGGGCTGGCGCGATGGGACTGATGCAGATCATGCCCGCGACTTGGGGCACGATGCGCGCCCGTTACGGTCTCGGTCCCGATCCGTTCGACGTGCGCGACAACATCATGGCGGGCGCGGCCTATCTGCGCGAGATGCACGACCGCTACGGCAACGCGAGCGCGATGCTGGCGGCCTATAATGCGGGACCGGGGCGCTACGACGACTATTTGTCGCGCGGCCGTCCGCTGCCCGCCGAGACGGTCGGCTACCTCGCCCAGTTCACGGCCGTAGTCGGCGCGCCGGGAGCGGTCGAAACAGCGGTGAGTGCGCCGCCGGACCGCTTCGCGTGGCGTCGTGCGGCGCTATTCGTCCGCATCACAGGCAGCGGGTCCGCGCCGTCTGCCGCGCAATCGGACGACACGTCCGATGCGCCAGGATCAGTCGCGGCACGCCCTACCGAAGCGCAAGGAAGTGCTGTTCCTTCGTCGCCGGAAACGCAGGCGGACACGCTGTTCGTCCCCCGCGCCCGCGCGGGCCGACCGCAATGATTTCCCCTCGGTTCAGATGGTCCACCGGATTCAGGGAAGCGATCGGGAGGGCAGGAAACAGGGGGGAGGTGCGAGGGCAAGATACAAGCCGCACCCCGTTTCGCCGAAATGCCGAGGCTTTTCCGTGGCTTCACATGGGGGCGTCGGTCGGCGCGCGTGCCGCGCGGAAGGGAAAAGCCAGTCAAATCAACGCCTCCAATGGCACCATCGGCCATTTTCGGCGGAAAACGGCCCGGCCATGAGCGAGGATCGCGAGTTCCGCGTCCGGCCCGGCAAGGCCAAGCGCAGCTCGGCGGGAAGCCGTAACGCGCGGGGCCTGGTCGCCGAGGTGCTGCGCGTCGCCGCGATGAGCGGCGGGGGCCAGCGTGGCGGCTGGGGCGGATCGCGTCGGCGCGGCCAATCGAGCTTCGGCAAGGGCCGCACAGCTTTCGCACGCAGTCGCCTGTTCGGCTCGGGCCGGCGCGTGCTGGTGAAGGCGCTCCCCGTCCGTCATCGCATCAGCGGCCGGCGCATGGCGCCGTTGTCTGCGCACATCGCTTATCT from Sphingobium sp. CAP-1 includes the following:
- a CDS encoding S26 family signal peptidase encodes the protein MTRRFYLRATASVASAFVLSFAAIALTDPLPRVIWNASASAPLGLYRIRPDSDPPVGPLVAVAPPERLGRWMAERGYLGRDVPLLKHVAAKAGQRVCRVGATISVDGRAVAVALIRDRIGRPLPAWQGCRMLAAGELLLLNPDHPDSLDGRYFGPLPASTVLGRAIPILTRDTPGAPLTWRAARP
- a CDS encoding DUF2840 domain-containing protein, encoding MSVPPSPMRHRVPSDDGMTRVELTWIEKRIEHWIRFGRVAVDEIVDRRRRIVRFRPGAIFAFVRWAANDYGTVISRIDILRAVGADEPFTTLPFVRPGGDILLKIEGWPKVSQVLAAIDATEAAGVDPCDAAPDHWRHVHNRIAAGQAPRSYTLERHRAWLKRREIEG
- a CDS encoding DUF736 domain-containing protein codes for the protein MQIGSFFRTANGYEGIIETATLDIRISIVPADPTDAEKAPDWRVHRGDSEGPEIGAGWNETGERAGDYVSLRIDDPAFAQPIRAALFQNTGDKSVWSLRWNRQPKSREQD
- a CDS encoding lytic transglycosylase domain-containing protein; translated protein: MIAAVLLSGGAAPGTAWAQEAPVAAPAAAHPYAGHVADAARRFGIPEAWIWAVMRVESRGNSRAVSRAGAMGLMQIMPATWGTMRARYGLGPDPFDVRDNIMAGAAYLREMHDRYGNASAMLAAYNAGPGRYDDYLSRGRPLPAETVGYLAQFTAVVGAPGAVETAVSAPPDRFAWRRAALFVRITGSGSAPSAAQSDDTSDAPGSVAARPTEAQGSAVPSSPETQADTLFVPRARAGRPQ